A DNA window from Anaerocolumna sp. AGMB13020 contains the following coding sequences:
- the ftsZ gene encoding cell division protein FtsZ, whose translation MLEIRTSETESTAKILVVGVGGAGNNAVNRMVEQNIKGVEFVCINTDKQHLKNCKAPQCVQIGEKLTKGLGAGAQPEIGAQAAEESKEELLEIIKGSDMVFVTCGMGGGTGTGAAPVVAQLAKDMGILTVGIVTKPFKFEAKARMNNALGGIERLKEHVDTLIVIPNDKLMEIVDRRTTIPDALKKADEVLQQGVQGITDLINVPGLINLDFADVQTVMKDKGVAHIGIGIGKGDDKCISAVNQAITSPLLETTISGASHVIINISGDISLIEVNEAATMVQELAGENANIIFGAMYDDATTDYVTITVIATGLDGEAGNKGEAKGPSFLKQPVARPEYKFNNQQSPFEKAQSQVAATQSTPTSPYSGTTSHYPGREANEVGSIKIPEFLQKNKNHK comes from the coding sequence TTGCTTGAAATAAGAACGAGTGAAACAGAATCTACTGCAAAAATACTAGTTGTCGGAGTAGGCGGAGCAGGAAATAATGCTGTAAATAGAATGGTTGAGCAGAATATCAAAGGTGTTGAATTTGTTTGTATCAATACGGACAAGCAGCATTTAAAGAATTGTAAGGCTCCTCAATGTGTACAAATTGGTGAGAAACTTACGAAAGGTCTTGGTGCAGGAGCTCAGCCGGAAATTGGAGCACAGGCGGCAGAAGAGAGCAAGGAAGAACTGCTAGAGATAATCAAAGGTTCCGATATGGTGTTTGTAACCTGCGGTATGGGCGGTGGAACCGGTACGGGAGCAGCACCAGTAGTTGCACAGTTAGCAAAGGATATGGGAATCCTTACAGTAGGCATCGTAACGAAACCCTTTAAATTTGAAGCAAAAGCGCGAATGAATAATGCTCTTGGCGGCATTGAGCGGTTAAAAGAACATGTGGACACATTGATAGTGATTCCTAATGATAAATTAATGGAAATTGTTGACAGACGAACTACCATACCTGATGCGCTTAAAAAGGCCGATGAGGTCCTTCAGCAAGGTGTTCAGGGTATCACGGATCTGATTAATGTACCTGGCCTTATTAATCTGGATTTCGCCGATGTTCAGACTGTCATGAAAGACAAAGGTGTTGCTCATATCGGTATTGGTATTGGCAAAGGAGATGATAAATGTATTAGTGCTGTTAATCAGGCTATTACCAGTCCTCTTCTTGAGACTACCATATCAGGAGCTTCCCATGTTATAATCAATATTTCCGGTGATATCAGTTTGATCGAAGTAAACGAGGCAGCAACTATGGTACAGGAGCTTGCTGGTGAAAATGCCAATATTATCTTTGGCGCCATGTATGATGATGCTACTACAGACTATGTTACCATTACTGTAATAGCTACAGGACTTGACGGAGAGGCAGGCAACAAAGGGGAAGCAAAAGGTCCCAGTTTCCTGAAACAACCAGTGGCCAGACCTGAGTATAAGTTTAATAATCAGCAGTCTCCATTTGAAAAAGCACAGTCTCAGGTGGCGGCTACACAATCTACACCCACTTCTCCTTATTCTGGAACCACTTCTCATTATCCAGGCAGAGAGGCCAATGAGGTGGG
- a CDS encoding cell division protein FtsQ/DivIB, with protein sequence MRQDKNSKTIISPSGKLLLFGLLVFLAVILLYMTCNLRSVTIIGSTHYSDDELKQELLTSKSDSNTILFYLRLMYGKKESIPFVEKITATMVDRHTIKLHVYEKSVIGCIQYMGSYMYFDKDGIVVETSQEKLEGVPFITGLNFNSFILHDKIETENPELFPVILKITQLIQKFELDINTIQFNEDYEVTLKNKQSIVLLGKRDSYDEQIANLKGLLPTVPQKNGKILSIDLKNYMEGQEKIVAKPVK encoded by the coding sequence ATGCGACAGGATAAAAACAGCAAAACGATAATAAGCCCTTCGGGGAAACTGTTGCTGTTTGGCCTTCTTGTTTTTCTTGCGGTAATCCTGCTTTATATGACCTGTAATCTGAGGTCGGTTACGATAATCGGCAGCACCCATTACAGTGATGATGAGTTAAAGCAGGAATTACTGACAAGTAAAAGCGATAGCAATACCATACTTTTTTACCTGAGACTGATGTATGGCAAAAAAGAATCAATTCCCTTTGTTGAAAAGATTACAGCAACGATGGTGGACAGGCATACCATTAAACTGCATGTCTATGAAAAATCAGTAATCGGCTGTATTCAGTATATGGGAAGTTATATGTATTTTGATAAAGATGGTATAGTCGTGGAAACTTCTCAGGAAAAACTTGAGGGAGTACCATTTATAACAGGGCTGAATTTTAACAGTTTTATACTGCACGATAAGATAGAGACAGAGAACCCGGAGCTTTTCCCGGTCATACTTAAGATCACTCAATTAATCCAGAAATTTGAACTGGATATCAATACGATTCAGTTTAACGAGGACTATGAGGTAACATTAAAAAACAAACAAAGTATAGTGCTTTTGGGAAAAAGAGATTCCTATGATGAACAGATTGCAAATCTGAAGGGACTATTACCGACGGTACCTCAGAAAAACGGTAAGATTCTTTCCATAGACCTGAAGAATTATATGGAAGGTCAGGAAAAAATTGTTGCGAAGCCTGTCAAATAA